The Ruficoccus amylovorans region GCGCCACGACCAGATCAAGCGCGGCGCGGCCAAGGGCGTGGGCAACCCCGTTTACTACGTCGGCCCGCCCACCGGACGCGACGGCCTCGGCGGAGCCAGCTTCGCCAGCCGCGAGCTTTCGGAGGAATCCGCCGCCGACCGTCCCGCCGTCCAGAAGGGCGACCCCTTCATGGAAAAGCTCCTCATCGAAGCCTGCCTCGAAATGATGGCGGTCGATGGGCTCGTGGTCGGCATTCAGGACATGGGGGCAGCCGGTTTGACCTGCTCCACCTGCGAAACCGCCGGACGTGGCGGCAGCGGGATCGAGATCGAGCTGGACAAGGTTCCTCAGCGCGAGACCGGAATGAACTCTTACGAAATCATGCTCTCCGAGAGCCAGGAGCGCATGCTCGTCATCGTTCAGAAGGGCCGCGAAAAGGAGCTGGAAGCGATTTTTGAAAAATGGGACCTGCACGCGGTCGAGATCGGCACCGTGACCGAGGGCGAGGACATGGTCGTCAACCAGCACGGCTCGCCCGTGGTCAAGCTCCCGGCGGCCAAGCTGGCCGACGAGGCGCCCGTCTATGTGCGCGAGGCGCAGGAACCCGCCTACATGGCCGAGTGCCGTACCTGGAGCGCCGACTCCCTGCCCGCCCCGGACAAGGCCACTCTCGAATCCGCCCTGGGCAAGCTGCTCTCCCACCCGACCATCGCCAGCAAGCGCTGGATCTACAGCCAGTACGACCACATGGTCATGACCGGCACCGTGGTTGAGCCCGGCTCGGATGCCGCCATCGTGCGCCTCCGCCTGGATGGCAAGAAGGAGAAGCTCATCGCCATCGCCAACGACTGCAACAACCGCTTCTGCTGGCTCGACCCGTACACCGGGGCCAAGATCGCCATGGCCGAATGCGTACGCAACCTGGCCTGCTCTGGCGCGCGCGCCTTGGCCATGACCAACAACCTTAACTTCGGCAACCCGAACAAGCCCGAGTCCTTCTATATGCTGAAGGAGTCCGTGCGCGGGCTGGCCGAGTCCTGCCGCACCTTCGACCTGCCCGTCGTGGGCGGCAACGTCAGCCTCTACAACGAGAACGTGAACCAGAAGATCGACCCCACGCCGGTCGTCTCGCTGGCCGGGATCGTGGACGACCCCGCGCACGTCACCACGCAATACGTCAAGGGCGCGGGCGAACAGCTCATCCTGCTCGGCGGCACCCCGGACGAACTCGGCGGCAGCTACTACCTGAAGATAATGCACGGGCTCAAGACCGGGGCCGTCCCCGCGGTGGACCTGGAGGCCGAAAAGACCCTCGTGGCCTGCGTGCTCTCGCAGATCGCCGCCGGTCGGGTCAAGGCCGCGCACGACCTCTCCGAAGGCGGCCTGCTCACCGCCGTGACTGAAATGCTCTTCGCTCCGGAAGCGACCTACGGGGCCAAGCTCGACCTTTCCGCTTTAACCGGCAAGACGGGTGCCGGGGTAGCCGCTGGAAGCGGCGTAGGGGGCAAAGCCCCCTCAGTGCCCGCGGGTGCAACCCGCCTGGACGCGCTCCTCTACGGCGAAAGCCAGGGCCGTGTGCTGCTGTCGGTTTCGCCGGACAAGGCCGAAGCCGTCCTCGCCGCCGCCAGGGACGCGGGTGTCCCCGCCTCCGTCATCGGCGAAGTCCAGACCGAGCCGACGCTCACCTGCCAGACGGCCGAAACGCTCTCCTGGGATGTCGCCTCCCTCCGTGACGGTTGGGAAACCACCATCGAAAAGGCCATGTCTCCGCAGGCCTGACCTTGGCGTTTCGAGCGTTTTTAAGTAGATTTAAGGATTATGCGAGAGGGTGTTTTTTGAAAAAAACACCCTCTCGCGCTTTCCCCTGAAAACTTTTGAAACGGAACGTTATTCCTTCGAGAGAATCGGTACTATCTTCGCTTGCCGGTTGTCTGACCACAGGTACTGGTCATTTTCTCTGTGTCCTCTGTGCCCTCTGTGGTTAATCCCAAAAACTGGCTACACGTCGCGGACGCAGCGGAAACCGCAATTGGTCGTGCCGGTATCGGGACCGTTTGAAGTGCGGGCGCCGACCCGGTAGCGATTGCAGTAGCTCTCGTGGCAGAGGAAGGAGCCCCCGCGCATGACTTTGTTTGTCCCGGAGAGCGGGCCGCGCGGATTTTCCCGCGTATCGGGGCGGGCGGGCACATGCCAGCGTGCATCGAACCAATCCCCCACCCATTGCCAGACATTGCCCGCCATATTGTAGAGGCCATAACCGTTTGCGCGGAAAGACCGGGCCGGAGCCGTCCAGGCGTAGCCGTCCTCGGCGGTATTTTTGTCAGGAAAATCCCCCTGCCAGATGTTACAGCGGTGCTTGCCCTCCGGGGTGAGTTCGTCCCCCCAGCAATACTTCTTGCGCTCAAGCCCGCCCCGCGCCGCGTACTCCCACTCGGCCTCGGTCGCAAGCCGCTTGCCCGCCCACTGGCAGTAGGCGATGGCGTCGTTCCACGAGACGTGGATGACCGGGTGGTCGAGGCGTTTTTTGATATTCGAGCCCGAGCCCTCGGGCTTGCGCCAGCAGGCTCCCTCAACAGCCACCCACCATTGCAGCCCCTGCACGGTCTGGGCCTTGAGCTTGCGCTGACGCGAGGCCGGGAGCTGCCCGGCGAAAACATAGGACCAGCCGTAACGCTCGGAATCCGTGCGATAGCCGGTCGCCTCGACAAAAGCGGCAAACTGCGCGTTGGTCACTGTGGTGACATCGATCCAGAACGGATCGACCCGCACCTGGCGCACGGGCCCTTCGCCGTCCTCGGGCCAGGCATCCTCGTCCTCGTTGCCCATCCAGAAAGTTCCGCCCGCGAGCTGGACCATGCCCTCGGTCGAGCCTGCGCGAGCCTCATGGATATTCTCCACCGCACCGCCTTCGCCCGGCGCCATGCCGGTGCGGCATCCATCCCCCAGCGGCAGGCTGACCTTGGGAAGTTCGGGGGCGGCGGAGGCCGGCGGGGCGCAACAGGATTTGGAACTCTCGGACATACGAACATGCCAATAAACTTAATTCTGGCCCCAGCGCAAACCTGCGTTAGCATTCATAATATGAAAAACGCGCTGCTCTTATGTTCGCTCCTCGGGTTTGTGATACTCTCAACCGGTTGCCCACGTCAGCCCGCAACCGCGCCGGGCGAATCGCCAGAGGGCTATGCGCTGCTCTACAACGTGGCCAGCCAGGAGCAGGACGTGGACAAGCTGCTGTGGATCAAAGAGCCGGGCCCCGAAATTTCCGCCTGGGTCAAGGAGATCGCCACCTTTAATAAAGAAGTCGCCACGCAGCTCCAGGCTTGGAAAAAAGATGGTTCAGTCGAAAACCTCGACAACCTCGCCCTCCCCCCCGCGGAAATGAAAGCCCGCGCCCGCGCCGCCAGCCAGACCACCGGCGATTTGCTTTTTGACACCGATACGGACCTGCGCGTGGTCATGATCTACTCCCAGCTCCAGTCGCTGGGCTATTGCTCTGACCTGTGCTACGCCATCGCCGAACTCCCCTACGGCAAACCCCACGCCGACACCTTGCACGAATGGGAAAAGCGCTATCACGAGATTCAGGACACGGGCTTTAAAATGCTCAAGACTGGCGCCATCACTGCAGCCACAGCATCCTCCAAAGACGCGACCAGCACTGATTCCTCATCTACCAAGAGCAACACAGGCTCCACTCACGGACCTTCACAGAACTAGGGCTGTTCAGATAAACGGAAAGAATGGGAAAGCGAGGAGT contains the following coding sequences:
- the purL gene encoding phosphoribosylformylglycinamidine synthase subunit PurL; the encoded protein is MSTTSEPLPPNPDPVLNVAITPELVEKHGLTPKEYELIKEIIGREPNLTELGIFSVMWSEHCSYKNSRPLLKTFPTQKADADSPNQVLIKAGEENAGVIDIGDGWAICFKIESHNHPSAVEPFEGAATGVGGIIRDIFTMGARPVLLTNSLRFGDLSSAQSKRLFRGVVHGISHYGNCIGIPNVGGDVYFDECYEGNPLVNALCLGVLRHDQIKRGAAKGVGNPVYYVGPPTGRDGLGGASFASRELSEESAADRPAVQKGDPFMEKLLIEACLEMMAVDGLVVGIQDMGAAGLTCSTCETAGRGGSGIEIELDKVPQRETGMNSYEIMLSESQERMLVIVQKGREKELEAIFEKWDLHAVEIGTVTEGEDMVVNQHGSPVVKLPAAKLADEAPVYVREAQEPAYMAECRTWSADSLPAPDKATLESALGKLLSHPTIASKRWIYSQYDHMVMTGTVVEPGSDAAIVRLRLDGKKEKLIAIANDCNNRFCWLDPYTGAKIAMAECVRNLACSGARALAMTNNLNFGNPNKPESFYMLKESVRGLAESCRTFDLPVVGGNVSLYNENVNQKIDPTPVVSLAGIVDDPAHVTTQYVKGAGEQLILLGGTPDELGGSYYLKIMHGLKTGAVPAVDLEAEKTLVACVLSQIAAGRVKAAHDLSEGGLLTAVTEMLFAPEATYGAKLDLSALTGKTGAGVAAGSGVGGKAPSVPAGATRLDALLYGESQGRVLLSVSPDKAEAVLAAARDAGVPASVIGEVQTEPTLTCQTAETLSWDVASLRDGWETTIEKAMSPQA
- a CDS encoding formylglycine-generating enzyme family protein; the encoded protein is MSESSKSCCAPPASAAPELPKVSLPLGDGCRTGMAPGEGGAVENIHEARAGSTEGMVQLAGGTFWMGNEDEDAWPEDGEGPVRQVRVDPFWIDVTTVTNAQFAAFVEATGYRTDSERYGWSYVFAGQLPASRQRKLKAQTVQGLQWWVAVEGACWRKPEGSGSNIKKRLDHPVIHVSWNDAIAYCQWAGKRLATEAEWEYAARGGLERKKYCWGDELTPEGKHRCNIWQGDFPDKNTAEDGYAWTAPARSFRANGYGLYNMAGNVWQWVGDWFDARWHVPARPDTRENPRGPLSGTNKVMRGGSFLCHESYCNRYRVGARTSNGPDTGTTNCGFRCVRDV